The genomic region ACACCGGTTAATCGTGACAGCCCTTGTTCCAATATTTGTCTGTCTGTTAATTGTTTATTGTCACTGTGATGGCTGAAGAaggattttaatatttaaactttATCTTCTCttgttatattgtattgtttCCCCTAAAAAGTTTCTGCAAATTATGTTCTTGTGATCAGTATTTGCTTCAGCATGTGAAACATTGGCTTTCAATAAACTCATATAGGAAAATCTTGCACACTCTTCAAGAAACCATTTAATGCCCTCAAAGCACCCAGGGGTCATGATCACAACAATTTTTGTAGATGACCGCCTTGTAATGTGCTCTAACAAATATAACATCACTAGGCttcataaaaaattaagaattttattttgctatacatGTTATTACTTCAACCCACCTTCTGTATAGGAGCCAGTATTAatccccaggggcatgatttgaacaaactttattACAGTAACTGTTGAACAATATGATGCTTCATACCAAATATTTAACCTGTAGCTAATGGTTTCAGAGGAAAAGATTGTTAAGGTGTTTTATAATATGTAAGTCAAAGTTATCAATTTGATCCACTGTACATGTACAGTTTTAAACTCAGGGTAATTAATAGAGTGCCACTATACAATGCTTCCCAACAGATATTACGCAGTTGGACAATTATTGCCATTGCAGGTATTTTTTTAAAGTCTATATTAAATATGTCACTCATGGATTTTTGCCAATGTTGATAAATATGGGCATAATTTAAGCACACTCACGAGAACTACTATGACATATGATGctacatacaaaatatcaaactgGATGTTTTGGTGCCATGTTGGGCTATTTGCTAAACAAAATGCTGTTTGATTAGCTACTAAAATACGAATCGCAAAACTAAAGCAGTTTTGTATAGAactaataaacatttatattatttcacAGGAGATAATAACTTGTTATAGATAGTAATCAGataaatgtctgcataaaaattGATTTCCCGAGGGGTGACCAATTTGACAATCACAGCAATTTAACCTGGCATCGAAAAGCAAGCGTCTTTTTAAGTAAACCCCTGATTTCTCATACTGTTATCGTGCATCTGTTAAACACATTTCTagtatgtaatattttattaaggAGCAGTAAGACATTTTGCAGCATGTCATCTAGAATTGTACATGTGATATTGTACTGTTGTTCAGAGTTGGTGAAGATGAGCACAGCCGAGCAGCAACAGGCCGCCATAGGTGGAGACTGGGAGCTGGTGAACACAGATGGCAAGACAGTCACCAATAAGGACTATGAGGGACACTGGTGTATTGTCTACTTTGGGTTTACCCACTGCCCTGACATCTGTCCTGATGAAATAGAAAAGATAGTTGAGGTCACAAATATATTAGGTACACACTTCATAAATATCAGTActtatttcatatatttatgtgATACTGTATGTGTAAGTGTTATAATTCTTTATAACTTGCTTTTCGAAAGCAGTGTCTTATTCTAATTATATTGCATACCCGTAAGTTTATTCATGTATGATATTTCAATATCTCTTGagtgtttgtaatattttaaaaactattttggtgaagatttaattatgttttttctAGCTGCTTatgcaattatttatatatattgtgaaTGTTTTAAAATCTCTACATCCtcatttttccagagcgagaTAACAGTTTACCAAAAATTGTTCCAATTTTTGTCACAATCGATCCAGACCGAGACACACCAGCAATCATCAAAGACTATCTGGCAGGTACAGCTCGCTCTATGACGATCAATATTCACCACTAGCATTTAAGAACatattttctttacaatttttTAACCCAACTACAGGATGGTAAAGAGAGGtctatatttatgtaattttgtcccttctgtctgtctgtcctgaaCTTGTTGGACTGTAATTTCTCCATGAATTGAAGGACTTGAAAAGAACTTGTAACAAATGTTTGTCTGCATGAGTCATTGTGTTGGACACAAAAGGGTACAAATGTTCACCAAAGTGATTATTCTCCCAAACTGATAGGTCTTACAGTTTGTTGCTTTTTAGACTGTTGTCCCAGACTCATGTGGTCCCAGACTCACAAGTCTGACTGTATGTTCTTGTTCTGGCAGACCTTTGTCTTACCTGATAAGTCGTTTTACTAAAAGGTAAGAATATTGTTTCAGAAACCTCATAAGTTTTATGGTATGTGTGTTGTTGTTTCAGACTTTTTTCTCAACCTGATAGGTCTGAAAGTATTTTTGCTGTTAAATACTTTGGGCCCCAATCATAATGGTCAGTTGCGTGTTGTTGTTTTACACTTTGGGTCCTATCCTCATAAGTCTGACatattgattgtttttgtttcagactTTGGTCCCAATCTGGTAGGTCTTAGTGGCAGCTGGGAGCAACTGCGTGTGATTCTCAAGGAGTTTAAGGTGTACTACTCCAAGGGACCTGTAGACGAGGACGGGGACTATATTGTGAGTAGCCCAGTATAAATACTACTGTACTGCTTACAAATAAGGGCTCACATGCATACATTGTACAAATTAATACATATTTGGCCTTTATTCATAATCAGCTACACTAATGAAATAATGTTAGTTTTTCCCTTGATGCTACAACAGTGGCTTTTCTGGTAGTGAGATGtacacagaaaaaatatttaattgttgccCTGTTGATATTTTCTTGGACTCGATAGTAGATGGTCTAACTAAGAAGATgtaata from Dreissena polymorpha isolate Duluth1 chromosome 5, UMN_Dpol_1.0, whole genome shotgun sequence harbors:
- the LOC127881865 gene encoding protein SCO2 homolog, mitochondrial-like isoform X1; its protein translation is MGYSYYFLQQQLREQELELVKMSTAEQQQAAIGGDWELVNTDGKTVTNKDYEGHWCIVYFGFTHCPDICPDEIEKIVEVTNILERDNSLPKIVPIFVTIDPDRDTPAIIKDYLADFGPNLVGLSGSWEQLRVILKEFKVYYSKGPVDEDGDYIVDHSIITFLMNPEGKMAAYFPRSKTNIEIATHIRKLMKSYKQIYKTS
- the LOC127881865 gene encoding protein SCO2 homolog, mitochondrial-like isoform X2, with the protein product MSTAEQQQAAIGGDWELVNTDGKTVTNKDYEGHWCIVYFGFTHCPDICPDEIEKIVEVTNILERDNSLPKIVPIFVTIDPDRDTPAIIKDYLADFGPNLVGLSGSWEQLRVILKEFKVYYSKGPVDEDGDYIVDHSIITFLMNPEGKMAAYFPRSKTNIEIATHIRKLMKSYKQIYKTS